The Epinephelus lanceolatus isolate andai-2023 chromosome 1, ASM4190304v1, whole genome shotgun sequence genome has a window encoding:
- the rabif gene encoding guanine nucleotide exchange factor MSS4 has product MDNSQQSKDSTDRSDLVSEDGKNSKSVVCQRCGSKVLCPGMAVMAEKELFLPSMRKKSGLSNTEGSVDGDTLTAHWFVEDMFTFENVGFTKDVGRIKYLICADCEIGPIGWHCLDDKTSFYVALERVNHA; this is encoded by the exons ATGGACAACAGTCAGCAGTCCAAAGACAGCACGGACCGGTCCGACCTGGTGTCTGAGGACGGAAAGAACAGCAAGTCTGTCGTGTGTCAGCGCTGCGGATCCAAGGTGCTGTGCCCGGGGATGGCTGTGATGGCAGAGAAAGAG CTGTTCCTACCATCCATGCGGAAAAAGAGCGGCCTCAGCAACACAGAGGGCTCAGTGGACGGGGACACTCTGACcgcccactggtttgtggaggaCATGTTCACTTTTGAGAATGTGGGCTTCACTAAGGACGTGGGGAGAATCAAGTATCTTATCTGTGCAGATTGTGAGATTGGACCAATCGGCTGGCACTGTTTGGATGACAAGACGAGTTTCTACGTCGCTTTGGAAAGGGTGAATCATGCATAG
- the adipor1a gene encoding adiponectin receptor protein 1a, whose product MSGRNGSASDADCRISEDCRVPDVELMELGPLLEEGGGRAAASKGVHSEGAAMLADEEEDDDEVGEVLTLPLQAHHAMEKMEEFVHKVWEGRWRVIPFHVLPEWLKDNDYLLHGHRPPMPSFRACFGSIFRIHTETGNIWTHLLGLILFLCLGTLTMLRPNMYFMAPLQEKVVFGMFFLGAVLCLSFSWLFHTVYCHSEKVSRTFSKLDYSGIALLIMGSFVPWLYYSFYCSPQPRLIYLTIVCVLGIAAIIVAQWDRFSTPRHRPTRAGVFMGLGLSGIVPTMHFTIEEGFVKATTVGQMGWFYLMGAMYITGAGLYAARIPERYFPGKCDIWFHSHQIFHVLVVAAAFIHFYGVSNLQEFRYGLEGGCTDDSLL is encoded by the exons ATGTCAGGCCGAAACGGGTCTGCAAGTGATGCAGACTGCCGGATCTCTGAGGACTGCCGTGTCCCAGATGTTGAGCTGATGGAGCTGGGGCCACtgctggaggagggaggggggcgaGCGGCAGCATCTAAAGGCGTCCATTCAGAG GGAGCTGCGATGCTTGCTGACgaggaagaggatgatgatgaggtgGGAGAGGTCCTGACCTTACCACTTCAGGCTCATCATGCCatggagaagatggaggagtTTGTACACAAG GTGTGGGAGGGGCGCTGGAGGGTCATCCCTTTCCACGTCCTGCCAGAGTGGCTAAAGGACAACGATTACCTCCTGCATGGACATCGGCCTCCTATGCCCTCCTTCCGGGCCTGTTTTGGAAGCATCTTCAGAATTCACActgagacaggaaacatctggACTCACCTGTTAG GGCTGATCTTATTCCTGTGTCTGGGCACGTTAACCATGCTGCGGCCCAACATGTATTTTATGGCCCCTCTGCAAGAGAAAGTGGTGTTCGGGATGTTCTTCCTGGGAGCTGTGCTCTGCCTCAGTTTCTCCTGGCTTTTTCATACCGTCTACTGCCACTCTGAGAAAGTGTCTCGCACCTTCTCCAA GCTTGACTACTCGGGCATTGCCCTCCTGATCATGGGCTCCTTCGTGCCCTGGCTGTACTACTCGTTCTATTGTTCCCCTCAGCCTCGACTTATCTACCTCACCATTGTATGTGTCCTCGGCATCGCCGCCATCATAGTGGCCCAGTGGGACCGGTTTTCTACACCTCGTCACAGACCTACAAGAGCAG GTGTGTTCATGGGTCTTGGGTTAAGCGGCATTGTCCCCACCATGCACTTCACCATCGAGGAGGGCTTTGTTAAGGCTACCACAGTGGGCCAGATGGGTTGGTTCTACCTGATGGGTGCCATGTATATCACTGGTGCTGGTCTGTACGCAGCCAGGATCCCTGAGCGCTATTTTCCTGGAAAGTGTGACATCTGG TTCCACTCTCATCAGATTTTCCATGTTCTGGTCGTGGCGGCGGCGTTCATCCATTTCTACGGGGTTTCCAACCTGCAGGAGTTCCGCTACGGCCTGGAGGGAGGATGCACAGATGACTCTCTACTCTGA